A genome region from Brassica oleracea var. oleracea cultivar TO1000 chromosome C2, BOL, whole genome shotgun sequence includes the following:
- the LOC106326090 gene encoding uncharacterized protein LOC106326090 → MELFDRTHKNKAGAFVDERSEKIYNDVAARIDERETQLAQESADGSPVVLSTIEVDRIYEEVAPKKKGRVLGIGSVNDVPRATSSYGQRRDDEVSQLRDVLETTQHQLSSTQNELASTKSSFTARMTGLENFLDVIAATNPEWEAMFRTMRQQNPIPGETSVQVNEEDLSRRSEEFYDAAMQH, encoded by the exons ATGGAACTTTTCGATCGGACCCACAAGAACAAGGCGGGCGCATTTGTAGATGAGAGGTCTGAGAAGATCTACAATGATGTGGCAGCTCGTATTGACGAGCGTGAGACCCAGCTGGCGCAGGAGTCCGCCGACGGATCACCCGTCGTCTTATCCACAATAGAAGTGGATAGAATTTACGAGGAG GTCGCTCCCAAGAAAAAGGGACGTGTGTTGGGGATTGGTTCCGTCAACGATGTTCCGAGAGCGACTTCCTCTTATGGCCAGAGACGGGATGATGAAGTCTCTCAGCTGCGCGACGTGTTGGAGACGACACAACATCAGCTGTCGTCGACACAAAACGAGTTGGCCTCGACAAAATCGTCGTTCACAGCTCGTATGACTGGTCTCGAGAACTTCTTGGACGTCATAGCGGCCACAAATCCGGAATGGGAGGCCATGTTCAGGACCATGAGACAACAAAACCCCATTCCAGGCGAGACATCCGTGCAAGTCAACGAGGAAGATCTCTCGAGAAGGAGCGAGGAATTCTACGACGCGGCAATGCAGCATTAG